A single window of Nitrospiria bacterium DNA harbors:
- a CDS encoding HAD-IIIA family hydrolase, producing the protein MKIAKGIIEKAGRIQFLLLDVDGVMTDGTIYIDADGRETKAFNIYDGSGIHLIRKAGVRVGIITGRRSTIVDYRARELGITEVHQRVLDKIKIYDELLRKYGLRDSQMAYIGDDVIDLPVLERVGLSIAVPNAHPEVKKRVDWVTQKAGGFGAVREVTDLLLMARKPRRRS; encoded by the coding sequence ATGAAGATTGCAAAAGGGATTATCGAAAAGGCCGGGCGGATTCAATTTCTGTTGCTGGATGTTGACGGGGTCATGACCGACGGCACCATCTACATCGATGCGGACGGGCGGGAGACGAAGGCCTTCAACATCTACGACGGTTCCGGCATTCATTTGATCCGAAAAGCGGGCGTGCGGGTTGGGATCATCACGGGACGGCGATCGACCATCGTGGACTATCGCGCCCGGGAGTTGGGGATCACGGAGGTTCATCAACGCGTGCTGGACAAGATCAAAATATACGACGAACTCCTTCGCAAGTACGGCCTCCGGGACTCTCAAATGGCCTATATCGGCGATGATGTGATTGATCTTCCGGTTCTGGAACGGGTCGGCCTTTCCATAGCCGTTCCAAACGCCCATCCGGAGGTGAAGAAGCGGGTGGACTGGGTGACTCAAAAGGCCGGCGGATTCGGCGCCGTCCGTGAAGTGACGGATCTCCTGTTGATGGCACGCAAGCCTCGCCGTCGATCCTAG